A window of Bufo gargarizans isolate SCDJY-AF-19 chromosome 9, ASM1485885v1, whole genome shotgun sequence contains these coding sequences:
- the LOC122946138 gene encoding U8 snoRNA-decapping enzyme-like, producing MAQAGQQNLAHPEDHRPRPRNATREEALQLEGYRHACHVMFYASTTAKLFDRVPIRYVVLMMMRFDGRLGFPGGFVDARDSTLEEGLNRELLEELGPAFNTLKVTEKDYRSSQVRELPQKGVTHFYTKELTLEELEAIEREGMFAKDHGLEVMGLIRVPLYTLRDGFGGLPAFLSNNFIGNSKSQLLYGLRTLRLLREDQIQDAMWASQNT from the exons ATGGCTCAGGCAGGACAACAGAACCTCGCGCACCCAGAGGATCATCGTCCGCGACCCCGAAATGCAACCCGTGAGGAAGCCCTGCAGCTGGAGGGTTATAGGCATGCCTGCCACGTCATGTTCTACGCCTCCACTACTGCCAAGCTTTTCGACCGTGTCCCTATCAGATATGTTGTCCTG ATGATGATGCGTTTTGATGGACGTCTTGGTTTCCCGGGTGGTTTCGTGGATGCTCGAGACTCTACCTTGGAAGAAGGCCTGAACCGTGAGCTTCTGGAGGAACTGGGCCCCGCTTTCAACACTTTGAAAGTGACAGAGAAAGATTATAGAAGTTCGCAGGTCCGCGAGCTCCCACAGAAAGGGGTCACACACTTCTACACGAAGGAACTGACTCTGGAGGAGCTAGAGGCCATCGAGAGAGAAGGAATGTTTGCAAAAGATCATGGGCTTGAG GTGATGGGTTTAATCCGTGTTCCCCTGTACACTTTACGGGATGGATTTGGAGGTCTTCCAGCCTTTCTGTCCAACAACTTTATTGGAAACTCAAAGAGCCAGCTTCTCTATGGCCTGCGCACCTTGCGGCTGCTCCGAGAGGACCAGATTCAGGATGCCATGTGGGCCAGTCAGAATACCTAA